CGTCCAAATTTAAATGGTGCCTCTTGTATTGTTTTTACTACCTTAGGATGTTAAATGAATCCAATCTATTCTCTTTTGGTTGCCGATGACGAAAAAGTCATTCGTGAGGGCATCAGTCGTATCCTGGCCAGAGAATCCGTTAGAATTACCATGGCGGAAAACGGGCTCCAGGCCTGGGAGGTCATACAGGAAAACCTTTTTGATCTTCTTCTGGTCGATTTAAAGATGCCTCATGTAGATGGGATGGAACTCTTGCAGAGGGTTAAGGAGCGCTATCCGGATCAGCTTATCATCATCATAACCGGCCATGCCACCATAGAATCGGCAGTCGAGGCCATGAAGTACGGGGCCTACGATTTCATCACCAAACCCTTTCTCCCGGACCAACTTCGTTTGGTGGTTAAAAGGGCACTGGAAAAGCGGGGGCTGGAGATCGAGGCCCAACACCTTCGGGCCGAACGGGAAAAAGGCCTCAAAGACATTGCCATGGAAAAAAGTCGCATCCAGACCATCATCCACTGTATGGCCAGTGGGGTCCTGGTTACCGATCGGGATCAGATGGTGGTCTTGCATAACCCGGCCTTGACCCACTTATTAAAGCTGCCGAATCAGCCCTTCGTGGGCAAACTGCTGCCTGAAACCCCTTCTTTAAAAACGCTGGCAGAAGCTATCGCCCTGGTTTTAAAAGAGGAAAAACCTCAGACCATTTCCCAGGAATTTTCTTTGGATGACCAGGAATCCGTCTATCTGAGGACGCACACGGCGACGGTCACCGGCGATCACGAAGAGATCCTGGGCACGGTATCGGTTGTCCAGGACATCTCCTATTTGAAGGCCCTGGATCTTATGAAAAATGAATTTGTGGCCATGGTAGCCCATGAACTCAGGGCCCCTTTGTCGGCTATCCAGCAGCAGATTTCGGTAATCCTCCAGGGGCTGGCCGGGACCGTAACCGACAAGCAGCAAGAACTCTTAAGCCGATCCTATGAACGGGCCAACGGGTTATTGAATTTAATCCGGGACCTGTTGGATATTTCCAAAATGGAAACCGGTCGATCCTTCCAACAAAAAGAGCCCCTGGATCTTTCTCCTCTGGCGGAAAAAACGGTGGCCTTGTTAC
The window above is part of the Deltaproteobacteria bacterium genome. Proteins encoded here:
- a CDS encoding response regulator, with protein sequence MNPIYSLLVADDEKVIREGISRILARESVRITMAENGLQAWEVIQENLFDLLLVDLKMPHVDGMELLQRVKERYPDQLIIIITGHATIESAVEAMKYGAYDFITKPFLPDQLRLVVKRALEKRGLEIEAQHLRAEREKGLKDIAMEKSRIQTIIHCMASGVLVTDRDQMVVLHNPALTHLLKLPNQPFVGKLLPETPSLKTLAEAIALVLKEEKPQTISQEFSLDDQESVYLRTHTATVTGDHEEILGTVSVVQDISYLKALDLMKNEFVAMVAHELRAPLSAIQQQISVILQGLAGTVTDKQQELLSRSYERANGLLNLIRDLLDISKMETGRSFQQKEPLDLSPLAEKTVALLLPQAQAKNQTIELTVQQNLPMINADAQAMEEVLTNLISNAIKYTLGKGVIQVILRPEAEYLLIQVSDNGIGISQEDLVRIFDKFYRVKNEKTRKIVGTGLGLPIVKQLVEAHLGFIRVESQPDQGTTFKVLIPSIPTERNVHGRIAIETK